A stretch of Candidatus Eisenbacteria bacterium DNA encodes these proteins:
- a CDS encoding rubrerythrin family protein — MSGSIRGTRTEKNLLASFAGESQARNRYTYFASAARKQGYEQIANIFLETAENEKEHAKVFFKYLEGGDVEITASYPAGTIKDTKTNLEAAAAGENLEWTTLYSDFAKIAKDEGFPEVAQSYEQIAKVEKFHESRYRKLINNISNSEVFKKRSMVKWHCINCGYIFEGTEAPKECPACKHPQAFYEVLCENY, encoded by the coding sequence ATGAGCGGATCGATCAGGGGAACAAGGACGGAAAAGAATCTTCTGGCATCGTTTGCAGGCGAGTCTCAGGCAAGAAACAGATACACGTATTTCGCGAGCGCAGCCAGAAAGCAAGGTTATGAGCAGATTGCCAACATCTTCCTCGAGACAGCAGAAAATGAGAAAGAACACGCGAAGGTGTTTTTCAAGTACCTGGAGGGCGGAGACGTGGAGATAACCGCATCTTATCCCGCCGGAACGATTAAGGATACGAAGACTAATCTTGAAGCAGCAGCCGCCGGAGAAAACCTGGAATGGACAACCCTCTACTCGGATTTTGCCAAGATTGCCAAGGATGAAGGTTTTCCGGAAGTAGCGCAGTCTTATGAACAGATAGCGAAGGTCGAGAAATTCCATGAGTCGAGATACAGAAAACTGATCAACAACATATCGAATTCCGAGGTCTTCAAGAAAAGATCGATGGTGAAATGGCACTGCATCAATTGCGGCTACATCTTCGAGGGAACCGAAGCGCCAAAAGAATGCCCTGCCTGTAAGCATCCTCAAGCGTTCTACGAAGTCCTCTGCGAGAATTATTAG
- a CDS encoding GDP-mannose 4,6-dehydratase, translating to MTKSVLITGAAGFVGQHLAEQLCEDGAARAEGVAVHGVDLPGIPAPADLYAEWFQCDVTDAAHVAAVIGQVRPDYVFHLAALLKSESLVDLLRINVVGTQNVLDALVEVKPEARVLVTGSSAEYGLVHPGELPVREENELRPLSPYGVSKAAQSLLAVRYAYRYSMTVIRTRTFNLTGPGEPDSLVCSAFAKQIAEIEMGKSSPTLKVGNLGTERDFTDVRDAVRAYWLAIRHGKAGQVYNVSSGVATPIRDMLDTLLAMASTSTRIQIQELAERRTAWDVPSQLGNAARLSEMTGWKPEIPLKQSLKDNLDSWRSSLAK from the coding sequence GTGACGAAAAGCGTGCTAATCACGGGGGCGGCTGGGTTCGTTGGCCAACACCTGGCAGAACAGCTTTGTGAAGATGGGGCCGCACGTGCCGAGGGAGTTGCAGTTCATGGGGTGGATTTACCGGGCATCCCTGCGCCTGCCGACCTTTATGCAGAATGGTTCCAGTGCGACGTCACCGATGCCGCGCATGTGGCTGCAGTTATCGGCCAGGTTCGGCCGGATTACGTCTTTCACCTGGCTGCACTGCTCAAGAGCGAATCGTTGGTAGATCTATTGAGGATCAATGTGGTCGGCACTCAGAATGTGTTGGATGCACTTGTGGAAGTCAAGCCGGAAGCACGCGTGCTGGTCACCGGCTCGTCGGCGGAATATGGGTTGGTGCACCCCGGCGAATTGCCCGTCAGAGAAGAAAACGAACTCCGTCCGCTTAGCCCATATGGAGTCAGCAAGGCGGCACAGAGCCTTCTTGCAGTCCGGTACGCCTATCGCTACAGCATGACCGTGATACGGACCCGGACATTCAATTTAACCGGACCGGGCGAACCTGACTCATTGGTATGCTCTGCCTTTGCAAAGCAGATAGCCGAGATTGAGATGGGAAAGTCTTCGCCGACGCTGAAGGTTGGAAATCTTGGCACAGAGCGGGATTTCACAGACGTGCGTGATGCCGTTCGGGCATATTGGCTTGCGATCCGGCACGGAAAAGCCGGCCAGGTCTATAACGTGAGCTCAGGCGTGGCGACGCCCATCAGGGACATGCTCGACACGCTGCTCGCGATGGCATCAACTTCTACGAGGATTCAGATCCAGGAACTTGCCGAGCGGCGCACTGCCTGGGACGTTCCTTCGCAATTGGGAAATGCAGCCCGGCTCAGCGAGATGACCGGTTGGAAACCGGAGATTCCGCTGAAGCAGAGCCTGAAGGATAATCTGGACAGTTGGCGCAGCTCTCTGGCCAAGTAG
- a CDS encoding GDP-mannose 4,6-dehydratase has translation MIEKQQWALRHVLVTGGAGFIGSHLVEQLTKRGTVVTVVDDLSAGRRENLVGAGGRAHLKQADIRQLRWEELLGEQSYDVIFHLAANAYVPPSVERPAWDYGINLAGTFQLLEALRQMRWPGALIYASSAAVYGEPVRMPIQEEDATVPISPYGVAKLAAERYIAVYSQLYGLRAASMRFFSVYGPRQRKQVVYDLIQKVVRNPTELPIYGDGTQTRDFNYVDDTARAMILAAECASLQGETYNVASGRECSIRELAEIICGILRAQPRFIYSGSIRPGDPEKWKVNLDRLTTLGYRPQVTMEEGVRRTADWILGSSAH, from the coding sequence TTGATAGAGAAACAACAATGGGCTTTGCGACACGTGCTGGTCACAGGCGGAGCCGGCTTCATTGGTTCACATCTGGTGGAACAACTGACAAAGAGAGGCACTGTGGTTACCGTCGTCGATGACCTCAGCGCGGGCAGACGGGAGAACCTGGTGGGTGCGGGCGGCAGGGCGCACCTGAAGCAAGCGGATATTCGGCAACTGCGATGGGAAGAATTGCTCGGCGAGCAATCTTATGATGTAATTTTCCATCTTGCGGCCAACGCCTATGTCCCGCCCTCTGTGGAACGGCCGGCGTGGGACTACGGGATTAATCTGGCGGGTACGTTTCAATTGCTTGAAGCCCTGCGGCAAATGCGGTGGCCCGGAGCGCTTATCTACGCTTCATCGGCAGCCGTGTACGGCGAGCCGGTCCGGATGCCCATACAGGAGGAGGATGCCACAGTTCCGATATCTCCGTACGGCGTTGCCAAGCTGGCAGCAGAGCGGTACATTGCCGTGTACAGTCAACTCTATGGCCTGAGGGCCGCGTCCATGCGTTTCTTTTCGGTCTATGGACCGCGTCAGCGCAAACAGGTAGTGTATGATCTTATCCAAAAGGTCGTTCGGAATCCGACGGAATTGCCGATCTACGGTGATGGAACTCAGACGCGCGATTTCAACTATGTGGATGACACAGCGCGTGCCATGATACTGGCTGCCGAATGTGCCTCACTGCAAGGTGAAACCTATAACGTAGCTTCTGGCCGTGAATGCTCCATCCGGGAACTGGCAGAGATTATCTGCGGGATTCTGCGTGCACAGCCTCGATTCATTTACAGTGGTTCGATCCGGCCCGGAGATCCAGAAAAATGGAAAGTGAACCTCGACCGTTTGACAACGTTGGGCTACCGGCCGCAGGTCACAATGGAAGAAGGCGTCAGGCGAACTGCGGATTGGATCCTCGGGAGCTCGGCTCACTGA
- a CDS encoding glycosyltransferase: protein MTEKLRVVMGTVYPYDESRIRGGVEAVAFYLTQALAKRDDLELHVVSCNRTLHPHVVHAQGFSEYALAASSRDCLLLAVHGVEAMVPHMRNIAHYQGATGAYRRWIAPWIAAQSIRNARGIISNAGGYITDLLAGQLAGKAVYSVFNPVADDFFELGNGQADPSPIILWVGNISERKDVVGLIQAFASVSRHVPQARLRIVGGNSEPMYFERVKREIVNCGLEAVVDLVGRIEQTSLLKEYSAAMVVALSSIEETAPMAVAQAMAAGKAVVSTRVGGTPWMVEDGVTGCLVDVGDISGMTDRMLELLQNKDKRERMGRAARQTALERFSADGVAEKTAQAYRDLFERRRQG from the coding sequence ATGACCGAAAAACTGCGCGTGGTCATGGGTACTGTTTACCCTTACGACGAGTCCAGGATTCGGGGTGGCGTTGAGGCCGTGGCTTTTTACCTCACCCAGGCTTTAGCCAAGCGGGATGACCTTGAACTCCACGTGGTTTCATGCAACCGGACTCTCCATCCTCATGTTGTGCATGCTCAAGGTTTCAGTGAGTATGCATTGGCTGCCTCTTCGCGAGATTGTTTGTTGCTTGCGGTCCACGGTGTAGAAGCGATGGTGCCTCACATGCGCAATATCGCCCATTATCAGGGTGCAACCGGCGCCTACCGCAGATGGATCGCCCCCTGGATTGCGGCGCAGAGCATACGGAATGCCCGCGGAATTATTTCCAATGCGGGTGGGTACATTACTGATCTACTGGCAGGCCAACTGGCCGGCAAGGCTGTTTATTCAGTCTTCAATCCAGTTGCCGATGACTTCTTTGAGCTCGGGAATGGTCAAGCCGACCCGAGCCCGATTATTCTCTGGGTCGGCAACATCTCTGAGCGGAAAGATGTCGTTGGATTGATTCAGGCGTTCGCCTCGGTTTCCCGGCATGTTCCCCAGGCCCGCTTACGAATCGTGGGCGGGAATTCAGAGCCGATGTATTTTGAACGCGTGAAGAGAGAGATTGTCAACTGCGGCTTGGAGGCGGTTGTTGACCTTGTTGGTCGAATTGAACAGACGTCACTGCTGAAGGAATACTCTGCCGCAATGGTGGTAGCGCTGTCCTCCATCGAGGAAACCGCCCCCATGGCAGTTGCTCAGGCGATGGCTGCAGGTAAAGCAGTAGTGTCCACCCGGGTGGGCGGTACTCCATGGATGGTAGAGGATGGAGTGACCGGCTGCCTTGTAGATGTGGGGGATATCAGCGGGATGACTGACCGTATGTTGGAGTTGCTGCAGAACAAGGACAAACGCGAGCGCATGGGACGGGCGGCGAGACAAACAGCCCTGGAGCGATTCTCCGCCGATGGCGTGGCCGAAAAAACTGCGCAGGCCTATCGCGATCTCTTCGAAAGAAGGAGGCAGGGTTGA